Genomic DNA from Candidatus Koribacter versatilis Ellin345:
ATCGCGACATCGAGATCCGGATGGGCGACCTGCTCGCGGAGACTTTTCAAAAGGCTTTGCGCTTCGGCTACATTGGCGCTGGCGTCAGGCTTGGGAGCATTCGGGTCCATCGGTCACCTCGGTGACTATTATCGCGCTTCGGGTTCAAGTGCTCAATTTGCTGAATTGTTTGCCGTGCGCCTCGCGCCCAAACCAGACCACGATGGCGAGACTGATGATGGTGAAAATTTCAAACCCGGCAAGCGCCCAGCGATATCCGAAATGATCGCGCAGCGCGTACTCAATGTTGTTCGTACCGGACGCAAACAGGATGCCGAGTTGATAGGCAAAGCCCGGCACGAGCCCGCGAGCCGCGTCAGGCGCAAGCTCGTTCAGGTGCACCGGCACAACGCCCCACGCGCCTTGAACGCCGACTTGCATCAGGAACGCCGCGGCCGCAACCACGACCAAGCCGTGGCCGAATGCCCAGGCGGGAATCGTGAGGAACGACAGGAAGAGGGCGAAGACAATTCCCTTCCGTCGCCCCATTCGCTGCGAGATCAGGCCGAAGATGATCGCCCCGACAATCGCGCCAATGTTGTAGATGATCGCAATATACGAAACCCATGCGGCGCTGAGATTGTGTTCGGTTTTCAGGAAGTCAGGATAAAGGTCCTGCGTGCCATGCGAGAGGAACATAAACAGCGTCATCATCACGAGCAGATATGCAAACGATTTCCAATAGCCCGCGAACACCCGCATGATGTCAGACACCTTATTCGCGGCATGCTCCTTCCACGCGTCGGATTCGGGCACATGCCAGCGGATGTACAACGCCAATACCGCCGGTATGCCTCCGATCCAGAACATCCATCGCCAACCGAGACCTGGAAAAACGAAACGATAGGCGAGCGCCGCCAGCAAGTATCCGGCGGAATAGCCGCTTTGCAAGACACCGGAGACCATACCGCGCAAACGCTGTGGGATGCTCTCCATCGCCAGCGATGCGCCAATTCCCCACTCGCCGCCCATGCCGATACCGTAGAGCGCGCGGAGCAGCAGGAAGACTTTGTAATTCGGAGCGAAGCCGCAGAGCACCTCGATCAGCGAGAAGTAGATGACATTCGCCATGAACGGAACGCGGCGTCCGAACCGGTCCGCCAGCAAACCGAACAGGAACGCGCCCACCGGACGCATCGCCAATGTGATCGTCATGGTGAAGACGATTTCGGATTTCTTTACCGCGAACGCTTCTGCGAGGGTGCCGAGCATGAACACCACGACGAAGAAGTCGAACGCGTCCATCGTCCAGCCGAGGTAGCCGGCGAGAACTGCATGGGTGCGTTGCGAGGTGGTCAGGCCGGAGGCGCTTCCGGGGGCGGTGTCCATAGGAACTTCGTGTGTTTATACCACGAGATACAAAGATGGATTTTAACTGGCTTGTACCGAAGGGATTCGGCGATACTGTCGCCCGACCTGCTTGCGATTTTTTCGCTCCATCCTGTTGGCCGCGATCGCGCTCTTCGTGTGCGCGACAACGATGCACGCGCAAGCGCCGTTTGTTACCGACGATACCGCCGTCGCCAATTACCGCCAGTTTCACTTCGAGTTCACCAACGAGTTCGACTTCCTCAAAGAGAGCGACTACCCGAGCCTTCACCAGAACACCGCGAACTTCAAGTTCAGCTACGGCATCTGGAAAAACGTGGAGATCGGCGGCGACAACCAGCTTCTCAGCATCACCAGCGCTCCGAACGATACCTATCCCGAGTTCGCGTTGGGATACGGCGACTTCGACTTCTCAGTCAAGTGGCACATCTGCGACGAGAAGGGGAAACGGCCGAGCTTTGGCGCCAGCCTGAACATCGAAGCCCCGACCGGCGACGAGAGCAAGCAGCTTGGCACCGGTATTGCCGACTATTACCTGAACTTCATCGGACAGAAATCGCTGCCGAAGAAGAACACACTGCGCGTGAATGGCGGCATCTACTTCGCCGGCAACCCCGCAACCGGTGCGGTGGGCGACCGAATATCCTCGGGATTCGTCATGACCGGCGACGTCTCGCTCATTCACGACTACACCGACAAATTCTCGCTGGGCGTGGAACTCGCGGGCGCCGGCACCTTCAACCAATTGCTCGGCAAAGGCCAGCTGCAAACCGAAATTGGTGGTATGTACCAGGTAAACAAGAAGTCCAGTATCGTGTTCGGCTTCATCGCCGGGTTCTACCGCGACAGCCCGAAGTACGCGCCCGTGATTGGGCTCGAACACGACTTTTAGCCGCCCCAAGCTTCTCGGCAGCAGGCGCTCGCGCCTCCTCCAATTGATTTAAACTGTCCGGTTGCTGATTTACGACTGAAAGGATTCTCATGGCCCGTACTCCCGGACTTTATGCCACGTTTGAGACGAGCGAAGGCAATATCGTGGTTCGTCTTTTTGAAAAGGAAGCGCCAAAAACAGTTAAGAACTTTGTTGACCTTGCCGAGGGCAAGCGCGAATGGACGCATCCCGGAACCCGCAAGAAGTCGAGCGATCCGCTCTACAACGGCACGATCTTCCATCGCGTGATTCCGAACTTCATGATCCAGGGTGGCGACCCAATGGGTTCCGGCTTCGGCGGCCCCGGCTACCAGTTCGAGGACGAGACCAAGGGCTCGCCCCACAAGTTCGATAAGCCCGGCAAGCTCGCTATGGCCAATAGCGGTCCAAATACAAACGGATCCCAGTTCTTTCTCACAGTGGCTGCGACGACCTGGCTGACAGGCAACCACACGATCTTCGGTGAGGTCGTGGAAGGGATGGATGTGGTGGAGAAGATTGTGAACGTCCCGCGCAGCCGTCAGGACAAGCCGAATAGCGATGTGTCTATCAAGACAGTCAAGATCGAGCGAGCGGAGTAACGTTCTGCAAATTCAAAAGGGCGAGTTTACCGACTCGCCCTTTCTTCGTGCCTATAAGTGCATACTGCACGCGG
This window encodes:
- a CDS encoding MFS transporter — encoded protein: MDTAPGSASGLTTSQRTHAVLAGYLGWTMDAFDFFVVVFMLGTLAEAFAVKKSEIVFTMTITLAMRPVGAFLFGLLADRFGRRVPFMANVIYFSLIEVLCGFAPNYKVFLLLRALYGIGMGGEWGIGASLAMESIPQRLRGMVSGVLQSGYSAGYLLAALAYRFVFPGLGWRWMFWIGGIPAVLALYIRWHVPESDAWKEHAANKVSDIMRVFAGYWKSFAYLLVMMTLFMFLSHGTQDLYPDFLKTEHNLSAAWVSYIAIIYNIGAIVGAIIFGLISQRMGRRKGIVFALFLSFLTIPAWAFGHGLVVVAAAAFLMQVGVQGAWGVVPVHLNELAPDAARGLVPGFAYQLGILFASGTNNIEYALRDHFGYRWALAGFEIFTIISLAIVVWFGREAHGKQFSKLST
- a CDS encoding transporter, with the protein product MRFFRSILLAAIALFVCATTMHAQAPFVTDDTAVANYRQFHFEFTNEFDFLKESDYPSLHQNTANFKFSYGIWKNVEIGGDNQLLSITSAPNDTYPEFALGYGDFDFSVKWHICDEKGKRPSFGASLNIEAPTGDESKQLGTGIADYYLNFIGQKSLPKKNTLRVNGGIYFAGNPATGAVGDRISSGFVMTGDVSLIHDYTDKFSLGVELAGAGTFNQLLGKGQLQTEIGGMYQVNKKSSIVFGFIAGFYRDSPKYAPVIGLEHDF
- a CDS encoding peptidylprolyl isomerase encodes the protein MARTPGLYATFETSEGNIVVRLFEKEAPKTVKNFVDLAEGKREWTHPGTRKKSSDPLYNGTIFHRVIPNFMIQGGDPMGSGFGGPGYQFEDETKGSPHKFDKPGKLAMANSGPNTNGSQFFLTVAATTWLTGNHTIFGEVVEGMDVVEKIVNVPRSRQDKPNSDVSIKTVKIERAE